From Vigna unguiculata cultivar IT97K-499-35 chromosome 5, ASM411807v1, whole genome shotgun sequence, the proteins below share one genomic window:
- the LOC114185062 gene encoding dehydrogenase/reductase SDR family member 7, which yields MLVFFICVLLFFIFVYKFLTAYGDFTLMSKKQPKREEIEDKVVWITGASRGIGEILAKQLASLGAKLIISARNEVELNRVRTQLKGKHAPDEVKILPLDLSSGEDSLRIAVEKAESFFPDSGVDYMIHNAAFERPKTSILDVTEEGLKATFDVNVFGTITLTKLLTPFMLKRGHGHFVVMSSAAGKTPAPGQAVYSASKYALNGYFHTLRSELCQKGIRVTVVCPGPIETSNNAGSKVPSEKRVSSEKCVELTIIAATHGLKEAWISYQPVLAVMYLVQYMPSVGYWLMDKVGKNRVEAAEKKGNTYSLSLLFGKKKAP from the exons ATGTTGGTGTTCTTCATTTGCGTATTGCTTTTCTTCATCTTTGTATACAAATTCCTCACTGCTTATG GCGATTTCACTTTGATGTCTAAGAAGCAACCTAAACGCGAAGAAATTGAAGACAAG GTTGTTTGGATTACTGGCGCTAGCCGTGGAATTG GGGAGATTTTGGCTAAACAGCTTGCAAGTTTAGGGGCCAAGCTTATAATCTCTGCAAGGAATGAAGTTGAGCTAAACCGAGTAAGGACACAACTGAAAG GTAAGCATGCACCTGATGAAGTCAAGATTTTACCATTGGATTTATCGTCTGGAGAGGATTCTCTAAGGATAGCTGTTGAGAAAGCAGAATCCTTTTTTCCGGATTCCGGTGTTGATTACATGATCCATAATGCAGCTTTTGAGCGTCCT AAAACATCAATTTTAGATGTAACTGAGGAAGGTCTTAAG GCTACATTTGATGTCAATGTTTTTGGGACAATAACTCTTACAAAGCTCTTGACACCTTTCATGTTAAAGAGGGGGCATGGTCATTTTGTGGTG ATGAGTAGTGCAGCAGGAAAGACACCTGCCCCAGGTCAGGCTGTATACTCTGCTTCCAAATATGCGCTCAATGGTTACTTTCATACCTTGCGTTCAGAG CTCTGTCAGAAAGGGATCCGAGTAACTGTGGTCTGTCCTGGTCCAATAGAAACGTCAAATAATGCTGGATCAAAGGTTCCATCTGAG AAGCGTGTGTCATCTGAAAAGTGTGTGGAGCTGACTATCATTGCTGCAACCCATGGCTTAAAGGAAGCTTGGATATCATATCAG CCTGTGCTTGCTGTCATGTATCTTGTTCAGTACATGCCATCTGTTGGTTATTGGCTCATGGACAAG GTTGGCAAAAATCGAGTAGAAGCTGCTGAAAAGAAGGGAAACACATATTCTTTGAGCTTACTGTTTGGAAAAAAGAAGGCCCCATGA
- the LOC114183443 gene encoding acyl carrier protein 2, mitochondrial, translated as MAASRNTLPLIKYLRVRVDALPRNSPLTLAPTVFLRRFCEEVRGSFLDKSEVADRVISCVKNFQKVDPAKVTPNAHFQNDLGLDSLDAVEIVMALEEEFGFEIPDNEADKINSIKHAVDFIASHPQAK; from the exons ATGGCGGCGAGTAGGAACACTTTACCGTTGATCAAATACCTGAGAGTGCGTGTCGACGCTCTTCCCCGCAACTCTCCGTTAACCCTCGCTCCCACCGTCTTCCTCCGCCGTTTCTGCGAAGAGGTTCGTGGCAGTTTTCTCGACAAGTCCGAGGTTGCAGATCGCGTCATCTCCTGCGTCAAAAACTTCCAGAAAGTCGATCCCGCCAAG GTTACCCCGAATGCTCACTTCCAGAATGACCTTGGATTGGATAGTTTGGATGCAGTAGAGATTGTGATGGCTCTTGAGGAAGAGTTTGGGTTTGAGATTCCTGATAATGAGGCTGACAAGATCAACTCTATTAAACATGCTGTGGACTTCATTGCATCCCATCCTCAGGCAAAGTAG
- the LOC114186194 gene encoding calreticulin-3-like, producing MAENSSTELNKFLFFCLLLIQVAVSEIIFEERFEDGWRNRWVKSDWKSSEGKAGSFKHTAGQWHGDPDDKGIQTSSDAKHFAISAKIPEFTNKNRTLVLQYSVRFEQEIECGGGYIKLLSGFVNQKKFGGDTPYILMFGPDLCGTDTKKLHVILSYHGQNYPIKKDLQCETDKLTHFYTFILRPDATYSVLVDNRERDSGSMYTDWDILPPRKIKDVKAKKPADWEEKEYIEDPDDFKPEGYDSIPRQIPDPNAKEPENWDEEADGKWKPPQIPNPAYKGPWKRKKIKNPNYKGKWKTPWIDNPEFIDDPDLYVLKPIQYVGIEVWQVKGGSVFDNVLICDDPDYAKQVVEEVFANREIEKEGFEEAEKVRKAREEEEAQRAREEGERRRKERGHDRRYRDRYRDRYRRHRHYDDYHDEL from the exons ATGGCGGAAAATTCTTCAACCGAGCTCAACAAGTTtctgtttttttgtttgttgcttATACAAGTTGCAGTTTCTGAAATTATATTTGAAGAACGCTTTGAGG ATGGATGGCGAAATCGGTGGGTAAAATCAGACTGGAAAAGCAGTGAGGGTAAAGCAGGTTCTTTCAAGCACACAGCTGGGCAATGGCATGGTGATCCAGATGATAAAG GTATTCAAACATCCAGTGATGCCAAACATTTTGCCATCTCTGCTAAAATACCAGAATTCACCAACAAAAACAGAACATTGGTCCTTCAGTATTCTGTAAGATTTGAGCAAGAGATTGAGTGTGGCGGAGGTTACATCAAGCTTCTCTCTGGATTTGTTAATCAAAAGAAGTTTGGTGGGGATACACCTTATAT TTTAATGTTTGGACCAGATTTATGTGGCACTGATACAAAGAAACTCCATGTGATACTCTCCTACCACGGTCAAAACTACCCCATAAAGAAGGACCTGCAGTGTGAAACTGACAAGTTAACTCATTTCTACACATTCATTCTGAGGCCAGATGCCACATACAGTGTCCTGGTTGATAATAGAGAGAGAGATTCTGGAAGCATGTATACAGATTGGGATATTCTTCCTCCAAGAAAAATCAAAGATGTCAAGGCCAAAAAG CCTGCAGACTGGGAAGAAAAAGAATACATTGAAGACCCTGATGATTTCAAACCTGAG GGATATGATTCAATCCCAAGACAAATTCCTGACCCAAATGCTAAAGAG CCTGAAAACTGGGATGAAGAAGCAGATGGGAAATGGAAACCACCACAGATACCGAATCCAGCATACAAAGGACCATGGAAAAGAAAG AAAATCAAGAACCCTAACTACAAAGGGAAATGGAAAACTCCATGGATAGATAATCCAG aGTTTATAGATGACCCAGATCTCTATGTGCTTAAGCCTATCCAGTATGTGGGAATTGAAGTATGGCAG GTTAAAGGAGGTTCAGTTTTTGACAACGTTTTGATATGTGATGATCCTGATTATGCAAAACAAGTTGTTGAGGAAGTGTTTGCCAACAGGGAG ATTGAAAAGGAAGGTTTTGAGGAAGCAGAGAAAGTGAGAAAAGCCAGAGAAGAGGAG GAGGCTCAAAGAGCAAGAGAAGAAGGTGAAAGGCGTAGAAAAGAGAGAGGTCATGATCGTAGATACCGGGACAGATACAGAGACAGATACAGAAGG CATCGCCATTACGACGATTATCAT GACGAGCTTTGA
- the LOC114186006 gene encoding ER membrane protein complex subunit 10, with amino-acid sequence MGVLLVRWVLAVTLLLTCALGFKSDELLLDDEEFGIEGGRSSSFHSDSLPPSTAATSTSRKRFSESASDSKIQFTLQHAFGDSDFSDAGNFSARLKTWSHGGQTLTKLRFKRDPLTDVEKKSFQELLRGDDFYRIRLPSNVLSPPGREYIISSVKARCLPGDGLEEHFVIHMEGVNVLAVNYGAPGSCSYPRLLKLPAKWSFKSHTVLKNSEQAPRTPIFAEDALGGEEGDGEGVKPIERSFWAKYWMYLIPLGLIVMNAVTQAMNMPEDQPGGQPGAPAQQQPGSAVQRGPSSGAVRRR; translated from the exons ATGGGGGTGCTACTCGTACGGTGGGTTCTGGCGGTGACTCTGTTGCTAACTTGCGCTCTAGGTTTTAAATCCGACGAGCTTCTCCTAGACGACGAAGAGTTCGGCATCGAAGGTGGACGCTCCTCCTCCTTCCACTCCGATTCGCTTCCACCTTCTACCGCCGCCACCTCCACCTCTCGGAAGAGGTTTTCGGAGTCTGCCTCCGATTCCAAGATCCAGTTCACTCTCCAACACGCGTTCGGCGACTCCGATTTCTCCGACGCTGGCAATTTCTCTGCTCGCCTCAAGACTTGGAGCCACGGCGGCCAG ACGCTGACGAAGCTGCGGTTTAAGCGTGATCCTTTGACTGACGTTGAGAAGAAGAGTTTTCAa GAACTGTTGCGAGGAGATGATTTCTATAGGATTCGATTGCCGTCCAATGTTTTGAGTCCTCCTGGCCGGGAATATATAATTTCTTCTGTGAAGGCA CGATGTCTTCCAGGGGATGGATTGGAGGAGCATTTTGTAATACACATG GAAGGTGTTAATGTCCTGGCTGTCAATTATGGTGCCCCAGGATCTTGCTCTTATCCTAGACTACTGAAGCTT CCTGCAAAGTGGTCTTTCAAGTCTCACACAGTTCTAAAGAACAGTGAACAGGCACCAAG AACTCCAATATTTGCTGAAGATGCTCTTGGTGGGGAGGAAGGAGACGGCGAGGGTGTAAAGCCAATAGAGAGGTCCTTTTGGGCTAAATAT TGGATGTACCTGATCCCTCTTGGACTCATAGTAATGAATGCCGTTACTCAAGCTATGAATATGCCAGAAGACCAACCTGGTGGGCAACCTGGTGCTCCAGCACAGCAGCAGCCAGGATCTGCAGTACAGCGTGGACCAAGTTCTGGTGCTGTGCGTAGAAGATGA
- the LOC114185508 gene encoding putative RNA-binding protein Luc7-like 2 has protein sequence MDAIRKQLDVLMGANRNGDVREVNRKYYDRDVCRLYLVGLCPHELFQLTKMDMGPCPKVHSLQLRKEYEEAKAKGTDNYDRELEDVIDKLIGECDRKIGRALKRLEDEDAKAAIAISVSEVTQTPEVLELSKEIKEKLKEADQYDLEGKTDLKIRALEVVEELRTKRADKQSMLLLDAFNKDRASLPTPLPNPPPLAPLPVVAPDPRTQEMINEKLKKAEDLGEQGMVDEAQKALEEAEALKKLPARQEPVLDSSKYTAADVRITDQKLRVCDICGAFLSVYDSDRRLADHFGGKLHLGYMQIREKLAELQEERNKSRKTDRHEDRRSKERSRDRDRESSRDRERGDSRERGRDHDRRSRDRDRHYDRDRGYERDRDRDSDRTRSYESRSRRRSRSRSRERSRDYDRHRRHDRY, from the exons ATGGATGCTATACGGAAGCAGCTCGATGTGTTGATGGGAGCCAACCGTAACGGCGATGTCCGTGAAGTCAATCGCAAGTACTACGATCGCGACGTTTGTCGTCTCTACCTCGTCGGTCTCTGCCCTCACGAACTCTTCCAGTTAACG AAAATGGATATGGGACCTTGCCCTAAGGTGCACTCTCTTCAGCTCCGGAAAGA ATACGAGGAGGCAAAGGCGAAAGGCACTGATAATTATGATAGGGAATTGGAGGATGTGATAGACAAGCTTATTGGTGAGTGTGATAGGAAAATTGGCAGGGCTCTCAAGCGGCTCGAGGACGAGGATGCAAAGGCTGCCATTGCGATTTCGGTCTCCGAAGTTACTCAA ACCCCTGAGGTGCTTGAGCTGTCTAAGGAAATTAAAGAGAAGTTAAAAGAAGCTGATCAATACG ATCTTGAAGGCAAGACAGATCTCAAGATTCGAGCTTTAGAGGTCGTTGAGGAACTTAGAACTAAGAGAGCAGACAAGCAG TCCATGCTTCTTTTAGATGCCTTTAACAAAGATAGGGCATCTTTACCTACACCTCTGCCAAATCCACCACCTTTGGCACCCCTTCCTGTAGTTGCTCCTGATCCTCGAACACAAGAGATGATAAATGAAAAGCTGAAGAAGGCTGAGGATCTTG GTGAACAAGGAATGGTTGATGAGGCTCAAAAAGCATTGGAAGAGGCTGAAGCACTTAAGAAG CTTCCTGCCAGGCAGGAGCCAGTGTTGGATTCATCAAAGTATACAGCAGCAGATGTCCGGATT ACCGATCAGAAGCTACGTGTATGTGACATTTGTGGAGCTTTTTTGAGTGTTTATGACAG CGATCGCCGATTAGCTGATCATTTTGGAGGAAAACTTCATTTAGGGTATATGCAGATTCGTGAGAAGTTAGCAGAACTTCAA GAAGAAAGGAACAAAAGCCGAAAGACTGATCGGCATGAGGACAGGAG GTCAAAAGAACGGAGCAGGGATCGAGACAGGGAGTCAAGCAGGGACCGTGAACGTGGTGATAGTCGTGAACGAGGGCGAGACCATGATCGTAGGAGTAGAGACCGGGACAGGCATTATGATAGAGATCGTGGATATGAGCGAGACCGTGACAGAGACTCTGACCGCACTCGCTCCTATGAATCAAGAAGTCGTAGGAGGTCACGCTCTAGATCTCGAGAGCGATCTAGAGATTATGATCGACATAG gCGTCATGATCGATATTAG
- the LOC114183644 gene encoding protein TIC 20-II, chloroplastic, which translates to MATLPLLRPSCFLPTPTLKPSLPRHKPFLPLKLKPKNGAVGARLSNTSSPPPTERLISIAAYTLPFFNSLQYGRYLLAQYPKLAVLFDPIVPFLAFYRSVPYASFVAFFALYLGVVRNPTFPRYVRFNAMQAVTLDVLLVIPHLIARIFSPGRGPLMVWSSNAIFVFSILCFLYGVASCVLGRTPYLPFVADAASRQI; encoded by the coding sequence ATGGCCACTCTTCCGCTCCTCCGCCCAAGCTGCTTCCTTCCCACTCCAACCCTAAAACCCTCACTTCCCAGACACAAACCCTTTCTCCCTCTCAAACTCAAACCCAAAAACGGCGCCGTCGGGGCGCGCTTGTCGAACACCTCTTCTCCGCCGCCGACGGAGCGCCTCATCTCCATCGCCGCCTACACCCTCCCGTTCTTCAACTCCCTCCAGTACGGCCGTTACCTCCTGGCGCAGTACCCTAAGCTCGCCGTCCTCTTCGATCCCATCGTCCCCTTCCTCGCCTTCTACAGATCCGTCCCCTACGCCTCCTTCGTCGCTTTCTTCGCCCTCTACCTCGGCGTCGTGCGAAACCCTACCTTCCCCCGCTACGTCAGGTTCAACGCCATGCAAGCCGTCACCCTCGACGTTCTCCTCGTTATTCCTCACCTCATCGCGCGAATCTTCTCCCCTGGTCGAGGCCCTCTCATGGTTTGGTCCAGCAACGCCATTTTCGTCTTCAGCATTCTCTGCTTCCTCTACGGCGTCGCTTCCTGTGTCTTGGGACGCACGCCGTATTTGCCCTTTGTCGCCGACGCTGCTTCCAGGCAAATCTGA
- the LOC114183643 gene encoding membrane-associated 30 kDa protein, chloroplastic — protein sequence MAMVMKTTPITVAGFVSTKSSTLPPFKSSFLSYRSGAPEVPGMRASYPHSLKRNCHGGGALGTQMNLYSRFARVIKSYVNIIISFFEDPKKILEQAVLDMNSDLIKVRQATAQVLASQKQLESKYQSVQNASDKWYGKAQLALRKGDEDLASEALKRRKSYADNATSLKTQLDQQKKVADDLLSKTRLLESKIQEAKSKKDTLKARAQSAKTLTVVSEMVGNISTSSALAAFDNMEEKVLTMEAQADALNQLFTDNLEGKFALLENSSVHDDLAELKKELFASSKKLELPPGRNVSSNKEFPFLAI from the exons ATGGCTATGGTTATGAAGACAACGCCAATCACGGTTGCGGGTTTCGTTTCGACAAAATCCTCCACTCTTCCACCCTTCAAATCATCGTTTCTCAGTTACCGCT CTGGAGCACCGGAAGTTCCTGGTATGAGGGCATCATACCCTCATAGCTTGAAACGTAATTGTCATGGTGGCGGTGCCCTTGGAACTCAAATGAATCTTTACAGCAGGTTTGCTAGAGTTATCAAG TCTTATGTTAATATCATTATAAGCTTCTTTGAAGATCCCAAGAAGATATTAGAACAAGCTGTGCTGGATATGAACAGTGATTTGATAAAGGTTCGCCAAGCTACAGCACAA gTTCTCGCATCTCAAAAACAGTTAGAAAGCAAGTACCAATCTGTCCAAAACGCTTCTGATAAATG gtATGGAAAGGCACAACTTGCACTTCGGAAAGGAGATGAGGATCTTGCCTCTGAGGCACTTAAGAGAAGGAAGTCGTATGCC GACAATGCAACTTCTTTAAAGACTCAGCTTGATCAGCAAAAGAAAGTTGCTGATGATCTTCTGTCCAAAACACGG CTTTTGGAAAGCAAAATTCAGGAAGCAAAGTCAAAGAAAGATACTCTTAAAGCAAGAGCTCAGTCTGCAAA gACTTTAACCGTAGTCAGTGAGATGGTGGGCAATATCAGCACAAGCAGTGCCCTTGCAGCTTTTGATAACATGGAAGAAAAGG TATTAACCATGGAAGCTCAGGCAGATGCATTGAATCAGTTGTTCACTGACAATCTTGAGGGGAAG TTCGCACTGCTGGAGAACTCTTCTGTCCATGATGATCTTGCAGAGTTAAAGAAAGAATTATTTGCAAGCTCCAAG AAGCTAGAACTTCCCCCTGGAAGAAATGTTTCCAGTAACAAAGAATTTCCATTCCTTGCGATTTAG